In Exiguobacterium acetylicum, the genomic stretch CACTTCGACCATGAATTCAGGCTTCACCCATTGACGATTGAGTACCGTCTCAGCATGAATGCCAGATAGTTCGGAGCGGATCTCATCGACATGTTCTCCTTTGGCATGAATTAAAAGAGATGTTGGTTCATGCATAAGCACCTTTCGTAAATCTCCGGTCGTGACGGATAAGGCATGGTCGGTATAAAATTCGTAAATGCCGACCGGGTCATATTGAAAATAGACATGATCCGTGACTTCGCAGACGATATTTTGTGTTTTCGTCTCAGCGACAGATTCTAAAATATGTTGAACAGTTTTTAATGGAATCGGATGATGCTGGACTTCAAAGTGATTATCTTGCGGGTGATGAACGAGACCACCGTTAAAATTAACGATCGGTGTCGTCAAACCGAGTTGTTCGTAATATTTCCTGGCGTGACGAAATGGTCGTCCGGTTGCAATGACGACTTCGTGACCGTTAGCACGTGCACGCTGGAGTGCAGCGATGTTCGCAGCGCTGATTGTCTTATCATCTTTTAAAAGGGTGCCGTCGAGATCGACAGCGATTAAGTGACGGGTCATGATGAAATCCTCCGCTTTCTTTTCGTTAATTCTACTGTAGCATATGAAGCGATTGTCCTTCGTATGAAACGATTAAGTTTTTCAAGGAAAAGAAAGCGCTTGAAAAAATTAGAGAAAAGCTGTTGCTTGGATTAAAAAATGGTATACTACAAATCGTAGGATAACTCTATAGTACGTTATGGAAACGGAGGGGAAATCATGCGTTTTCTCGTTACATTCTTTTGGTCATTCTTACTCGTGAACACGGCTGTGTTCATCGTATCGGCAGTTGATGCAGTAACGTATAGCTTCGGATTCGCGACAGCTATGTCTGTCGTCACTTCACTTGTCGTCTTCGCACTCGATGCTGTCAATGAAGATTTAGGTCTTGGTCAAGGGACTAAGGCAGAATAAGGAAAAGCGAGATGTCGTCACATGGGCGATAGGCTCGCTTTTTGTCTTAAGGAGGAATGATCGATGATCGTCATCGAACAGGTTCTGTGGCAAGAGATGCCGCAAAATGTCTACATCGCAGGGAATCAGATCATCGGAATCGGTTCCTACACCATAGATGAAGCACTCATTACGCACCGGATTGATGGTCGCAACAAACGGCTAGTCCCCGGATTCATCGACGGACACTTACATCCGATCGGTGGAGGAGGAGAAGGCGGATTTGCCACGCGAACGGCTCCGTTGACTGTTCGCGACATATTCGAAGGCGGTGTCACGACGGTCGTCGGATTACTCGGAACGGACGGCTGGACGCGAACAGGAATTGACCTACTGGCACACATACGGGGATATGCTGCATCTGGTATCCGTCCCTTTCTATTAAGCGGAAGTTATATGGTTCCGCCGGTCTTCCTGACGCAATCGACAGGACATGATATCGTCCTCATCAATGAAGTGATCGGTATCGGAGAGATTGCCATCAACGATCACCGATCGACACAACCGACGGCTCATGAACTCGCGCGATTAGCGTCAGAAGCCCGAATTGCCGGCATGGTCAAAGGTGTGTCGGGAACGATGAACGTCCATATCGGAGACGGGAAACAAGGGCTCGATCTATTACATGAAGTGATCGACACGACCGATCTACCGATTCAACAATTCCTTCCGACACATATCAATCGGAGTGAACGGATTTTTGAGGCAGGACTCGCCTGGGCGAAACGGGGAGGACGGATCGATTTTACGACGTGTACGACGGAAAGCTTCATTGCGGAAGGCGAGATTCCAGCAGGACAGGCTGTTGTTCGTGCTTTAGCAGTGGGAATTCCACCCGAACAGATCACGATGTCGAGCGACGCTGGCGCAAGTCTTCCGGCATTTGATGAGGCAGGTCGATTAGTGCGAATTGATACAGGAAAACCCTCTTCCTTGATGCAAGCCGTACGCGATGCAGTGGAGCAGGGTGTTGCTTTTGATCAGGCAATCGCGACGATCACGCGACATGTCGCGGATGCATATGGTATACCGGGCGGACGAATCGCGGTTGGAGAACGAGCGGATCTGTTACTGATTGATGACGCTTTGCAAATCGATACGATTCTTGCGAATGGTCATGCTATAATGGTTCAGAAAAAATGGCTAATACCAGAATGACGGAGGGATAGACGTGTCAAAGAAGTCGAAACGTAAAAACACGAAAAAACCGCAATCCAAGGCGAATTGGATTACAGCGGGAGTCATCGCCTTGATCGTATTGGTGGGAGGATTACTTCTTGTCTTCACGGATCGAGAAGATTCTGCATCGAAGAATGGCAATCTAACGGCTACACAAGTCGCAGATAAAGTAAAATCCGGTGATGAATTCTATACGTATTTCTATCAAACGGGTTGTTCCCACTGTGAAAAAGTAAAACCATATCTTGTTCCGCTTGGTGAAAAACAAGACATTCCGTTCGAACAGATCGATCTTGCTGTCGAGCAGTCGGCTTGGGATACGTTTGGCATCGAGGGTACACCAACTGTCGTTCACTTTAAAGACGGTAAAGAAGTCGGACGCGTAGCAGGTGAACAAACAGAAGACAGCTATAAAGAGTTCTTCGCTGGAAAAGACGTAAAGGACTCAAAAGAAGAATCATCTGGTGATCTCAATGATTAAAAGATGGTTTTACTCTCGCGTGTTCGAATTAAATGGACACCCGCTTGTTGCCAAACAACTGAAACGTTTTGCGATGAGCCGTATCAGTCGTCCGTTCATCCGTCCGTTCGTTCAGGCATACGATTTAAATATGACAGAAGCGACTCAGAATTTAGAAGCGTATTCGAGTTTACATGACGTTTTCATTCGTCATGTCAAACCGGAAATGCGACCGATCGATCAAGCAGAAGGTGCATTCGTCAGTCCGTGTGACGGTGTATTGTCTGTCGTTGACGATTTGACGGCTGATAGTCGCTTTACTGTCAAAGGACAGTCGTATACGGTATCCGAGTTACTTGGTTCCCATCACGAGGCACAGCAATATGTTGGTGGACGTGTGATGATCTTTTACTTAAGTCCGCAAAACTATCATCGTGTTCATGTGCCGATGGATGGAACAGTCCGGACGAGTTATACGCTCGGTCGCGATTCAGCACCGGTAAATGAGATTGGTCTCACACATGCGCTTCGTCCATTGACGCGGAACTACCGTCGCGTGACGCGCATCGTCCAAGGGAAACATGCACTTGAACATGTCATGGTCGGTGCACTCAACGTCAACTCGATCGTTCGGACGAACGAGTCAAAGGAGCTTCGTCGCGGGGATGAGTTCGGATACTTCTCATTCGGTTCAACGGTCGTCTTAATCTGTCCGAAAGATGCATTGACGTTAGACAGTCAAGCGATCGGACCAGTTTTAATGGGGCAGCGTCTCGGACAATGGCATTCATGAAAGCGAGGCGCCCGTTCGGGGCGTCTCCTTACGTTTAGGAGGTATGAATCATGCCGGCACTGGCATTAGCAGAAATCGGAAGTACACAGGTCCAGACGTATATCGCACTCATCATTTTTTTAGTGACCTATGGCTTCATCATCAGTGAAAAAGTAAGTCGGGCGATCGTCGCCTTGCTTGGAGCGCTCGCGATGGTCATCATCGGTATCGTGGACCTTGAGACCGCATTGTTTGAATACATTGAATGGGGAACGATCGTCTTATTGATCGGCATGATGATTCTCGTCACGATTGCCAACCAATCTGGCTTGTTCGAATACATCGCAATCCGCGCTGCGAAGACGACGAAAGGTGATCCGATCAAGGTACTGATTTTACTGTCCGCATTGACGGCACTTGGATCGGCATTCCTTGATAACGTCACGACGGTCTTATTGATCGTTCCGATCACGTTCTCGATTACGAAGATACTGAAAATCGCGCCGTTTCCGTTCTTGCTCGCAGAAGTCCTATTTGCGAATATCGGTGGGACGGCGACGTTGATCGGGGATCCACCGAACATCATGATTGGTGCTGCGAATCCACACTTGACGTTTAATGCCTTTTTAATGAATCTCGCACCGATCATCCTGATCATTACGATCGTCACGATCGGCATCCTGTATTTCATCTTCCGGAAGCAATTGCATGTCGAAGCAGAAGATCGACAAAAATTGATGGAAATCGATGAGAAGAGTTATATCGTTAGTCGAAAATTGGTCACGCGAAGTAGTATCGTGCTCGTCAGTACGATTGCGTTGTTCGTATTGCATCCGCTGCTTGATCGCATCGGGCTCCATCTCGAAGCACCAGCGATCGCGATTCTTGGAGCGACGATCCTGATGTTGCTGACGATTGAAAACGATCATCAGCTAGAAGGAATCTTTGCTCGTGTTGAATGGACGACGATCTTCTTCTTCGCCGGACTATTCGTGCTCGTCGGCGGGATTCAAGAAGCAGGTATCATTCGCTACCTTGCTGAAAAGACGATTGATCTGACAGGCGGTGACATTCAGACGACAGCGACTGCTGTTCTTTGGTTGTCTGGTATCGCCAGTGCGACGATCGATAATATCCCGTTCGTTGCGACGATGATTCCACTCATCAATGATGTAGCTGCTGGAATTGGATTATCACCAGCAGATGCGAAAGTGGACGTATTATGGTGGTCCCTCGCACTCGGTGCCTGTCTCGGTGGTAACGGAACATTGATCGGTGCATCGGCGAACGTCATTGTCGCGGGTCTCGCGACACGACAAGGTGAAAAATTCACCTATATGCGCTTTTTGATTTACGGAGCACCGATCACGATTGTGACGTTGATTCTATCCCAACTCTATTTGTGGATTCGGTATTACTAAGAAAACGGAAGGTCCGCCTTCCGTTTTCTTTTGTTCGTCGCTCTTACTACCTGATTGTGCTATAATCGAACGATAAGAGCATAACTGTTTCTTAAACTTAACTATAGAGCTAGACCATTATCTGGAGGTTTTATTCTTGTTCAAACGACTTTATCCGAAACATTTCGTGGCTTCGATCTACGATATCGACCTTGAAATGCTCAAACGAAACGGTGTCAAAGCGATTTTGACCGATCTTGATAATACGCTCGTCGCATGGAATATCGCAGATGCTCCAGACGAATTGGTTGCTTGGCTGGATATGGTGAATAATCAATATGGTTTCGACGTCATCATCGTATCGAACAATAACGGAGACCGCGTCAAGAAGTTTGCGGATCCACTCGGATTGCATTATATTGCGCCTGCTCGAAAACCGCTTCCTATCGGGTTTAAACGGGCATTGACGGAATTCGGTTATCACGCGAAGGAAGTTGTCTTCTTAGGAGACCAACTCTTCACGGATGTACTCGGTGCAAACTCCGTTGGAATCGAAGTCATCCACGTTCAACCTGTCGTTAAGACGGACGGTGTCGTCACGAAATTCAATCGCCTGATGGAACGTGTCATTTTCCGCCGGATGAAACGCAAAGGAATCTATAAATTGACACAACGCGTCAAGGAAGATCCTTCTGCACTGGAGCATCCGATCGAAACACTTCGTCAGGATAAGCAACAATAACCCTGTCAGATCGGTAGATGAAAGGGAAGGCAGCAGTCGCAACATGTACGGCGAGAGGTCGGAAGTTACGCTCTTGGAGTAGCGAGCAGGGCGCTACGGTGAAAAGAGAAGGGATATCGTTCCCGCATGCGGCTCAACATAATATGATCGAAGAAATCCACTGCGCTGGCTGTGGTGTCGCCATTCAAACGGAAGACACAAAAGCACCAGGATACGCACCTAAATCTGCACTTGATCGTGAAATGGTCATTTGCCAACGTTGCTTTAAATTAAAGCACTACAATCAAATTCAAGATGTATCGTTATCGGACGATGATTTCGTTAAAATCTTAGACGGAATCGGTCAAAAAGATGCACTTGTCGTTAAAATCGTTGATATCTTCGATTTTAATGGAAGTTGGTTACCGGGATTACATCGGTTTGTCGGTAAAAACGATGTCTTACTCGTCGGGAACAAAGCCGATTTATTACCGAAGTCACTCAACCCGAACCGCCTCATGAACTGGATGCGTCAAGCATCGAAAGAGCTTGGATTACGTCCAGTTGACGTTCATCTGATCAGTGCGAAAAAGGGGCACGGAGTTGATGAACTCGCTGAAAAAATCGATTATTATCGAAAAGGTCGCGACGTCTATGTCGTTGGTTGTACGAACGTCGGTAAATCGACACTGATCAACCAAGTCATCAAACGCTTCGGTGAAGAAGATGAAGCCGTCATCACGGTCAGTCACTTCCCAGGAACGACACTCGACTTGATCGACATTCCACTCGACGATAACTGTAACTTGTATGATACACCAGGGATCATCAATCATCATCAGATGGCTCACTATGTTGATGCAAAGGACTTGAAGCTGATCACACCGAAAAAAGAGATCAAGCCACAAGTCTTCCAAATCCATCCGCAACAGACACTCTTCTTCGGAGGTCTTGCACGATTGGACTATATGGAAGGGAACAAGCGTTCATTCGTCATCTATATGTCGAACGAATTGAAAGTTCACCGGACGAAGCTTGAAAAGGCAGACGATTTATATGCGAACCACAACGGTGAGCTATTGTCTCCGCCAAACGAAAAGACGCGTGAGATGCTACCGCCGCTTGTCCGTCATGAATTCAGCCTCCGTGACAACATGAAGACGGATATCGTCTTCAGTGGACTCGGGTGGGTTGCGGTTCACGGAAAAGGTGGACGTGTCGCTGCTTACGCCCCGAAAGGTGTCGCTGTATCCTTACGTGAGGCGCTCGTCTGATGCGCTTTGCCGTCATCGGTCATCCGATTGCCCATTCACTTTCACCTGAGCTGCATACAGCTTGGCTGGAAGCGGCTGGGCTTTTCGGCTGTTATGACCTCATCGATGTAACGGAGCAGCAATTGCCGCAAATCATTACGAAATTACGTACACATCAGCTAGACGGAATCAATGTGACGATTCCGCATAAAACAGCAATCATTCCGTATCTGGATCGTCTAGAGCCGGCAGCTCAAAAAGCAGGCGCCGTGAATACGGTATATCGGCAGGATGGGCAGTTGATTGGTGCGAATACAGATGGAATCGGATTCGTCCGCGCGTTGACAGAACGTCGTCCGTCATTTCAAAAGACGCTCGTTCTTGGTGCGGGCGGTGCGGCGCGAGGCATCATTGCTGCGTTGCCCGGAGATGTGACGATCACGAATCGTACAGAAGAACGCTCTAAGGCAGTTGCCGATGAATTCGGAGCAACCGTTCTACCATGGCAAGAAACATTTGATTTAACGAGTTACGACGTCATCATCAATACGACTTCTGTCGGGATGGCGCCACATATCGAGGCACGTCCGATCGAATTGACGGAGACGCACGCCTTGATTTGTGATATTATTTATCGACCGACGCCGACCCGTCTATTACGTGAAGCGACCGAAAAAGGTCTCGACACTCTTGACGGCGTCCCGATGTTCGTCTTACAAGCGGCTGAAGCATTTGAACGCTTCACCGGACAAGCACCTGACCTTGCACTTGGCGAGCAGGTGATACGAAAGCAATTGGAGGAATTTTAATCATGTTAACAGGTAAACAAAAACGTTTTTTACGCGCGACAGCTCACGATTTAAACCCGATTTTCCAAGTCGGTAAAAATGGAGTCGGCGAAGCGATGTGCGCTGATTTGATGGATGCGCTCGAAAAACGGGAACTCTTGAAAGTACAAGTATTGCAAAATTGTGCGGACGCGCCGAAGGATGTCGCACAAGAACTCGTCGCAGGAACGAATGCTGAACTCGTTCAAGTCATCGGAAAAGTCATCGTTCTCTATAAAGAATCAAAAGAGAACAAGACGCTCGAATTGCCACGATGAAAATCGGACTGATGGGCGGAACGTTCGATCCTCCGCATATCGGTCATCTCCTGATTGCCGAACAAGCGCAGGAACAACTCGAACTCGATGCGGTCTGGTTCGTACCAGCGAATGTGCCACCGCATAAACAACGTACAGTCACAGACGCAACCAAGCGTTTACGCCTTGTAGAAGAAGCAATTGCATTGAATCCGACCTTTTCCGTCTCAGCAATCGAGTTTGAGCGCGAAGAGCCTTCCTATACGTATGATACGATTCGTGCACTCAAGCACCGGTACCCGGAGCATGAATTTCTGTTTCTCATTGGAGCAGATTCACTCGTGAGTCTCGATACGTGGTATCAAGCCGAACGGTTATACGAGGAAGTCGTCTTTGGTGCCGTCGCTCGACCGGGCAGTCGGTATCTGATTCCACGTGGTGCCCGTGTGAAAGCGGTCGATATGCCATTGCTAGAAATTTCTTCGACGGATATCCGGCAACGGGTCGCGCGCGGACGGAGCATTCGCTACCTTGTACCGGAAGCCGTTCGACAACGGATTGAGGAGTGGAATCTATATGCGCCTTGAAGAAGCACGACAAATCATTGAGCGTACGTTGCCTGAGCGACGCTATGTGCACACATTAGGTGTCGTCGAGACAGCACGACACTTGGCTCTTAAATATGGTGTTGACGAAGAAGAAGCAACGCTTGCTGCTATGCTTCATGATTATGCGAAATACCGCGATACGAATGAGATGCGTTCGATTGCCGTTGAATTGAATCAACGTGTTTTACTCGATTATGATGACGAACTGCTTCATGCGCCAGTGGGTGCGGAGCTTGTCCGTCGAGAACTTGGTCTTGATTCAGAAGTGATTTATCAGGCCATCGCAAATCACACGACGGGGGCACCCGGTATGCCGTTGCTCGATCAAATCATCTTCGTCGCGGATGCGATTGAACCAAATCGCAGTTATCCAGGTGTCGAAGCGCTTCGTGAAGTAGCGGAGCAGGATTTAACGGACGCCGTCATCGCGACACTCAGTCAGACGATTCATTTTTTATGTAAAAAACAAGCCATCATCTTTCCGCGTACGATTGAGACGTATAATGCCTTCGTCGCGGCCAAACGAAAGGGGACCGTCCTATGACAGTCGAACAAGAATTACAATTAATCGTAAATGCCATCGACGATAAACGCGCTGAAGATATCGTCGTCCTGAATATGTCGAGCATCTCACCAGTTGCCGACTACTTCGTCATCTGTGAAGGGAATTCAGAAAAACAAGTACAGGCAATCGCACGTGAACTCAAAGAAGTCGCGCACGAACATAACCTGCCGATCAAACGTCTCGAAGGATTCGATGCGGCACGTTGGGTGTTAGCGGATCTTGAAAACGTCGTCGTTCACGTCTTCCACCGTGACGATCGTGATTACTATAATCTCGAAAAACTCTGGGCAGATGCTCCAAAGGTTGAAGTCGAGGTCAACTAATGGCATACGAACAGTTCGCCTACATCTATGATGAATTGATGCAAGACGTCCCGTACGATCAATGGGTCGACTGGGTCAAAGCATACGTTCCGACTGGAAGTACGATTGCTGATATCGGATGTGGAACAGGTACGGCGACGCTTGCATTAGCGGCACACTATGAGATGCTCGGAATCGATTTATCGGAAGAGATGCTCGAAGTCGCGCAGGAAAAAGCGATGGAAGAGGGATTACGCATTCAATTCTGGGCGCAAGACATGCGCGAAATCGAATTGCCGACACCTGTCGATGCCGTGACGATCCTATGCGACTCCTTGAACTATCTCCGGACGGAAGAGGATGTCAAACAGACGTTTACACATGTAGCAGCAATCCTCAAAGAGGGTGGACGTCTCTTATTTGATACACACTCTCCTTACAAGATGGAAACGTTGTTCAATGGAAAGACGTACGCGACACATGCGGAGCAAAGTTCGTATATCTGGTTCGCGGATCCTGGTGAAGCACCGCTTTCTGTCGTCCATGAACTGACTTTCTTCATCGAGGAAGAGGACGGTCGCTATGAACGTGTCGATGAAACGCATCATCAGCGGACGTATCCTCCGGCACAGTACGTGACGTGGTTACGCGACGCCGGATTCCGGGTTCTCGCGGTCACAGGCGATTTTGGACCGGATGCTCCTTCTGAGACAGCCGAGCGGATTTTCTTCGTTGCTGAAAAAATGTAAAAGTGATCTCATCCGTTTTCTTTAAGCGATACACGTTCGTGTTGCTTGAAGGAGACGGATTTTTTGTTCGTCAAACAGATGCTAATTCAAGTAATGGTATGGATGATATGACCTTCATCCGACATAACATACCGTATCGTGTTGTAAAAGAGTGGTTAGTGCGTATTCCTTCGTTTCCTGAAGTCCGTAGCGACCTGTTAGAGTCGTGGGAAAAGGAGGGATTCGTCTTGACCGTTCCACGTTTGCAACAGATTGCAGGTCTCGTCGTCGTCCTGCTACTCATCATTTTATTGTTCGTACCATTACCCTCTTGTTCGAATGAAGCGATGGTCGATCAACCGTCCTTAACGGATAGACAACAAGAGGCAAAAGCAGAGCCAGCAGAAAAGGAGACCTCGATTCGTGACAAACTCATCATGGTCGATGTGAAAGGAGCGGTAGAAGCACCTGGACCCTATCAATTCCACCTCGGTGATCGAGTGAAGGATGCCATCGAAAAAGCAAAGACGACTGAGAAAGCTGACATTCGACAAATGAATCTCGCGGCACGCCTCATTGATGGACAGGAGGTCATCGTGCCGGTAAAAAAGACGAAAAATCAGCCGAAACCAACGAAACGCTCAAAAGCAGAGATACCGAAAGGATTGATTGACCTCAATGCGGCAACGGCGGAACAATTGATGGAGGTTCCGGGAATCGGTCCTGCAAAAGCAGAAGCAATCTTGGCCTATCGTGAGGAGAAGGGAGGATTTGCGACGTATGAATCACTCGGAGATGTGAAGGGATTTGGGGAAAAGACGTTAGAATTGCTAAAATCCTACCTGATCGTCTACTGATGCCACTTCATGCGCTGTTCGTCCTTTTATTCATTGTCGCCATTAAAGAATCGATTTGGTGGTTAGTGTTCCTGATGCTCTTTGCGATCATGAAGTCATGGTCTTTTTCAATCGGTCGTCTCTTCTTCTTGTTCATTCTGAGTTGTCTATTCATCGGAATGGGTCATCTGTCACCTGAACCGCACGACGTCTCGTCTGTTGACATCTTATCAGGGAAGCGTAATGGGGATCGAATTCGCTATGAGGCGGAGAGCAACGGTCAATCGGTTCTATTGACAGCAACAATTGCAGAAGAAGAGACAGGATACGAACGAATCGGATACTCCTGTCGCGTCACTACGGAACCGCTTGATGTCCGCCAGCAATCGAATGCGGGAGGTTTTGACGAACTGCAATTCATGCATACACATCGTTACGCTGGAAAGTGGGAAGTTCGTTCGTTTGATTCCTGTCATCCGACACCTGGGTATGCGGCAGAAGGAAGACGGGTACGTCAAGCATGGTTGAAACGGATTGAAGACTTGTTACCACAAAAGCAAGCATTCTACGTCGAAGCACTTGTATTTGGTGAGGATCGATTAATGGATCAAGTGACCCTCGAACGGTTTAAGAAATTCGGCTTATTACATGCGATCGTCATTTCAGGATCACATATCGCTTTTTTAGTGTTTAGTCTGCTGTATGTCTTACGAAAAATCAGAATGACAAAAGAAAAACGACTTGATATCGTTCTGATCTTACTACCGATTTACGGATGGTTGACGGAGTGGAGTCCACCGGTCACGCGGGCTGTGCTCGTCGCGATCATTCTGTTGCTCGGTCGTCGTTTCCACAAACCGTTAGATCCTTTGGAGGTCATTGCGGGGGTCGCGGCTTTTCAATTGGCGATTCAACCAACTGTCATTTACGATATCGGATTTCAATTGACGGTCGGACTGACGCTTTTTCTTGTGCTGTCGAGACGACTCATGGGTTCGGTTCGTCGTCCTTGGAACTGGCTGCTTATCAGTGCTTGGGCACAGTTTGGAACACTCCTCTTTTTACAGGTTATTGAACAGACGACGGTTTCAATTTGGTCGCCATTCTTGAACTTATTGATTGGTGGCTGGATTGAGTGGGTGATTCTGCCGGGATCTTTCCTCCTTGCGACGCTTCCGTTTTTACCGCTCAGTTCGACGTTTCAGATCGCGCATCAGTACGCGATTCAATGGATGGACCAAGCGTTACGACTGGCGGAGGATCTACCGTTAGCAATGGTTGCCGTTCCAGCATTTTCTCCGATCGTCTTGACAATCGTCGTTGTCGGAACAGGAATCGCTTGGTATATTGCTGAACGGAGATGGTGGGGGCATGCACTCCCGCTGATTCTTTTGCTTACGGCATGGGGTTACACGGAGTGGCGCGCATCTGAACAAATCACGTTTTTAGATGTCGGGCAAGGGGATAGTATCGTACTTGAGAAAGCAGG encodes the following:
- a CDS encoding Cof-type HAD-IIB family hydrolase; protein product: MTRHLIAVDLDGTLLKDDKTISAANIAALQRARANGHEVVIATGRPFRHARKYYEQLGLTTPIVNFNGGLVHHPQDNHFEVQHHPIPLKTVQHILESVAETKTQNIVCEVTDHVYFQYDPVGIYEFYTDHALSVTTGDLRKVLMHEPTSLLIHAKGEHVDEIRSELSGIHAETVLNRQWVKPEFMVEVMRKGTSKAVGLAHIAQHLGIDSRQIVAFGDEENDLEMIEYAGHGVAMGNAIPALKYLANGTTKRNEDDGIAYYLRHVLGLA
- a CDS encoding YjzD family protein yields the protein MRFLVTFFWSFLLVNTAVFIVSAVDAVTYSFGFATAMSVVTSLVVFALDAVNEDLGLGQGTKAE
- the iadA gene encoding beta-aspartyl-peptidase — translated: MIVIEQVLWQEMPQNVYIAGNQIIGIGSYTIDEALITHRIDGRNKRLVPGFIDGHLHPIGGGGEGGFATRTAPLTVRDIFEGGVTTVVGLLGTDGWTRTGIDLLAHIRGYAASGIRPFLLSGSYMVPPVFLTQSTGHDIVLINEVIGIGEIAINDHRSTQPTAHELARLASEARIAGMVKGVSGTMNVHIGDGKQGLDLLHEVIDTTDLPIQQFLPTHINRSERIFEAGLAWAKRGGRIDFTTCTTESFIAEGEIPAGQAVVRALAVGIPPEQITMSSDAGASLPAFDEAGRLVRIDTGKPSSLMQAVRDAVEQGVAFDQAIATITRHVADAYGIPGGRIAVGERADLLLIDDALQIDTILANGHAIMVQKKWLIPE
- a CDS encoding thioredoxin family protein — protein: MSKKSKRKNTKKPQSKANWITAGVIALIVLVGGLLLVFTDREDSASKNGNLTATQVADKVKSGDEFYTYFYQTGCSHCEKVKPYLVPLGEKQDIPFEQIDLAVEQSAWDTFGIEGTPTVVHFKDGKEVGRVAGEQTEDSYKEFFAGKDVKDSKEESSGDLND
- a CDS encoding phosphatidylserine decarboxylase; amino-acid sequence: MIKRWFYSRVFELNGHPLVAKQLKRFAMSRISRPFIRPFVQAYDLNMTEATQNLEAYSSLHDVFIRHVKPEMRPIDQAEGAFVSPCDGVLSVVDDLTADSRFTVKGQSYTVSELLGSHHEAQQYVGGRVMIFYLSPQNYHRVHVPMDGTVRTSYTLGRDSAPVNEIGLTHALRPLTRNYRRVTRIVQGKHALEHVMVGALNVNSIVRTNESKELRRGDEFGYFSFGSTVVLICPKDALTLDSQAIGPVLMGQRLGQWHS
- a CDS encoding ArsB/NhaD family transporter, whose translation is MPALALAEIGSTQVQTYIALIIFLVTYGFIISEKVSRAIVALLGALAMVIIGIVDLETALFEYIEWGTIVLLIGMMILVTIANQSGLFEYIAIRAAKTTKGDPIKVLILLSALTALGSAFLDNVTTVLLIVPITFSITKILKIAPFPFLLAEVLFANIGGTATLIGDPPNIMIGAANPHLTFNAFLMNLAPIILIITIVTIGILYFIFRKQLHVEAEDRQKLMEIDEKSYIVSRKLVTRSSIVLVSTIALFVLHPLLDRIGLHLEAPAIAILGATILMLLTIENDHQLEGIFARVEWTTIFFFAGLFVLVGGIQEAGIIRYLAEKTIDLTGGDIQTTATAVLWLSGIASATIDNIPFVATMIPLINDVAAGIGLSPADAKVDVLWWSLALGACLGGNGTLIGASANVIVAGLATRQGEKFTYMRFLIYGAPITIVTLILSQLYLWIRYY
- a CDS encoding YqeG family HAD IIIA-type phosphatase, which translates into the protein MFKRLYPKHFVASIYDIDLEMLKRNGVKAILTDLDNTLVAWNIADAPDELVAWLDMVNNQYGFDVIIVSNNNGDRVKKFADPLGLHYIAPARKPLPIGFKRALTEFGYHAKEVVFLGDQLFTDVLGANSVGIEVIHVQPVVKTDGVVTKFNRLMERVIFRRMKRKGIYKLTQRVKEDPSALEHPIETLRQDKQQ
- the yqeH gene encoding ribosome biogenesis GTPase YqeH; translation: MIEEIHCAGCGVAIQTEDTKAPGYAPKSALDREMVICQRCFKLKHYNQIQDVSLSDDDFVKILDGIGQKDALVVKIVDIFDFNGSWLPGLHRFVGKNDVLLVGNKADLLPKSLNPNRLMNWMRQASKELGLRPVDVHLISAKKGHGVDELAEKIDYYRKGRDVYVVGCTNVGKSTLINQVIKRFGEEDEAVITVSHFPGTTLDLIDIPLDDNCNLYDTPGIINHHQMAHYVDAKDLKLITPKKEIKPQVFQIHPQQTLFFGGLARLDYMEGNKRSFVIYMSNELKVHRTKLEKADDLYANHNGELLSPPNEKTREMLPPLVRHEFSLRDNMKTDIVFSGLGWVAVHGKGGRVAAYAPKGVAVSLREALV
- the aroE gene encoding shikimate dehydrogenase, with product MRFAVIGHPIAHSLSPELHTAWLEAAGLFGCYDLIDVTEQQLPQIITKLRTHQLDGINVTIPHKTAIIPYLDRLEPAAQKAGAVNTVYRQDGQLIGANTDGIGFVRALTERRPSFQKTLVLGAGGAARGIIAALPGDVTITNRTEERSKAVADEFGATVLPWQETFDLTSYDVIINTTSVGMAPHIEARPIELTETHALICDIIYRPTPTRLLREATEKGLDTLDGVPMFVLQAAEAFERFTGQAPDLALGEQVIRKQLEEF
- the yhbY gene encoding ribosome assembly RNA-binding protein YhbY, translated to MLTGKQKRFLRATAHDLNPIFQVGKNGVGEAMCADLMDALEKRELLKVQVLQNCADAPKDVAQELVAGTNAELVQVIGKVIVLYKESKENKTLELPR
- the nadD gene encoding nicotinate-nucleotide adenylyltransferase; its protein translation is MKIGLMGGTFDPPHIGHLLIAEQAQEQLELDAVWFVPANVPPHKQRTVTDATKRLRLVEEAIALNPTFSVSAIEFEREEPSYTYDTIRALKHRYPEHEFLFLIGADSLVSLDTWYQAERLYEEVVFGAVARPGSRYLIPRGARVKAVDMPLLEISSTDIRQRVARGRSIRYLVPEAVRQRIEEWNLYAP